A single region of the Bacillus cereus genome encodes:
- a CDS encoding ABC transporter substrate-binding protein: MKKSITLFTAILSIFFLLIGCSAKENEKASATKTEKGTDKIEITDLSNRKVTFNKVPESFATLSMGDMNVIDALGGKIVGRPDAKIPLPEDLQKTQVIGNAHQPNFEQIASLKPDVLVANNGFQKNIPTVEGQGTKVIISSANSVKDIQKSIEMYGTVMKKEDKAKELNQKINDQMKKYEKKSDVKALLVYGAPGTYLAALPTSLSGDILEKTGGKNIAAGFPEMKEYPQYAQLSVERIIEANPDVIYLITHGDPNSVKKAFEGEMMKNEAWKNLEAVKQNRVVILPPDLFGSNPGTKVTEAMDFMYKSIQDVRK, from the coding sequence ATGAAAAAATCTATTACGCTGTTCACAGCGATCTTATCTATTTTTTTCTTGTTAATAGGTTGCAGTGCAAAGGAAAACGAAAAAGCATCTGCAACAAAAACAGAAAAAGGAACAGACAAAATCGAAATTACCGATCTCTCAAACAGAAAGGTAACGTTCAATAAAGTTCCTGAAAGTTTTGCAACGTTAAGTATGGGTGATATGAATGTTATCGATGCTTTAGGAGGGAAAATCGTCGGTCGTCCAGATGCAAAAATTCCCCTTCCAGAAGATTTGCAAAAAACGCAAGTAATTGGAAATGCACATCAGCCAAACTTTGAACAAATTGCTAGCTTAAAACCAGACGTACTTGTTGCAAATAATGGATTTCAAAAAAATATTCCAACGGTTGAAGGACAAGGAACAAAAGTAATCATTTCTTCAGCCAATTCTGTAAAAGATATTCAAAAGAGTATTGAAATGTATGGAACAGTGATGAAGAAAGAAGATAAAGCAAAAGAACTTAATCAAAAAATTAATGATCAAATGAAGAAATATGAGAAAAAGAGTGACGTTAAAGCATTGCTAGTATATGGAGCACCAGGCACTTATTTAGCGGCATTACCAACATCTCTGTCAGGTGATATTTTAGAAAAAACGGGCGGCAAAAATATTGCAGCTGGTTTCCCAGAAATGAAAGAATATCCGCAATATGCACAGCTAAGTGTAGAACGCATTATTGAGGCGAACCCAGATGTAATTTATTTAATTACACACGGAGATCCAAATAGTGTGAAAAAAGCATTTGAAGGCGAAATGATGAAAAATGAAGCGTGGAAAAATTTAGAGGCAGTCAAACAAAATCGCGTTGTTATTTTACCACCAGATTTATTTGGTTCAAATCCTGGAACAAAAGTGACAGAAGCGATGGACTTTATGTATAAAAGTATACAAGATGTAAGGAAATGA
- a CDS encoding YrhC family protein, which yields MKELQEKIADYTRFAQVLLAISTFLMIGLLIPSGIKSMVQSFVMMGSIIVFLVLAFFFFKRVRTMRDQLEESEYEENC from the coding sequence ATGAAAGAATTACAAGAAAAAATAGCAGATTATACCCGGTTTGCACAAGTACTTTTAGCTATAAGTACATTTTTAATGATCGGTTTATTAATTCCAAGTGGAATAAAAAGTATGGTACAGTCTTTTGTTATGATGGGAAGTATTATTGTATTTTTAGTTCTTGCTTTTTTCTTCTTTAAGCGTGTTAGAACGATGCGTGATCAATTAGAGGAGAGCGAATATGAAGAAAATTGTTAA
- the adhE gene encoding bifunctional acetaldehyde-CoA/alcohol dehydrogenase: MVVKEKVVNEMQEVKEMIDTLVNNGQKVLQALESFTQEQIDNIVHEMALAGVDQHMPLAKLAVEETGRGVYEDKCIKNIFATEYIWHSIKKDKTVGIIHEDPHEEVIEIAEPVGVVAGVTPVTNPTSTTMFKALIAIKTRNPIIFAFHPSAQNCSIAAAKTLYDAAVKAGAPKHCIQWIKKPSVEATKQLMNHEGVALVLATGGAGMVKSAYSTGKPALGVGPGNVPCYIEKSAHIKRAVNDLILSKTFDNGMICASEQAIIVDKEIYDDVKTEMIANNCYFVTEEERRKLEKLVINENTCAVNSDIVGKSAQYIAELVGITVPEHTKMLVAEIQGIGAAYPLSREKLSPVLACVKANSLEEGLTYCEDMLDLGGLGHSAVIHSTNKEVQKQFGLRMKACRLIVNAPSSQGGIGDIYNGFIPSLTLGCGSYGKNSVSQNVTAAHLLNIKRLANRKKNMQWFKLPPKIYFEKHATAYLANMPNISRAFIVTDPGMVEHGYVDTVTHYLRKHANDVKVEVFFEVEPDPSDETVFKGAEMMKSFKPDVIIALGGGSAMDAAKGMWLFYEHPETTFYGIKQKFLDIRKRTCKYPNLGNKAQFVAIPTTSGTGSEVTPFAVITDKKNNIKYPLADYELTPDVAIVDPQFVMTVPPYVTADTGMDVLTHAIEAYVSVLANDYTDGLALKAIDLVFKYLPRAYKDGNDEEAREKMHNASAIAGMAFANAFLGINHSLAHKIGPEFHIPHGRANAILMPHVVRYNAIKPRKHALFPKYEHFVADERYAHIARTLGLPASSAAEGVESLVQAIIELGKSLNINMSIAGQGVTKDQFEGVVGLLAERAFEDQCTTANPKLPLISELKEIYMEAYKGV, translated from the coding sequence ATGGTAGTCAAAGAGAAGGTTGTAAATGAAATGCAGGAAGTAAAAGAGATGATTGATACGTTAGTGAATAACGGTCAAAAGGTTTTACAAGCATTAGAAAGTTTTACACAAGAGCAAATTGACAACATTGTTCATGAAATGGCATTAGCAGGTGTTGATCAACATATGCCGCTTGCGAAGTTGGCTGTTGAAGAAACGGGTCGTGGTGTATATGAAGATAAATGTATTAAAAATATTTTTGCTACTGAATATATTTGGCATAGTATAAAGAAAGATAAAACGGTAGGAATAATTCATGAAGATCCTCATGAAGAAGTAATAGAAATTGCAGAACCTGTCGGTGTAGTAGCTGGGGTAACGCCAGTAACGAATCCAACGTCGACAACAATGTTTAAAGCATTAATCGCGATAAAAACGAGAAATCCAATTATTTTCGCATTTCATCCTTCAGCACAAAACTGTTCCATTGCAGCGGCGAAAACATTATATGATGCAGCGGTGAAGGCGGGGGCACCAAAACATTGTATTCAGTGGATTAAAAAACCTTCTGTAGAAGCAACGAAACAATTAATGAACCATGAAGGTGTTGCGCTTGTTTTGGCAACTGGAGGAGCAGGTATGGTGAAATCAGCTTATTCCACTGGAAAACCAGCGCTAGGTGTAGGTCCTGGTAATGTACCATGCTATATAGAGAAATCAGCGCATATAAAACGAGCTGTTAATGATTTAATTTTATCAAAAACATTTGATAACGGTATGATTTGTGCATCAGAACAAGCAATCATTGTAGACAAGGAAATTTATGATGATGTGAAAACAGAAATGATTGCAAACAATTGTTACTTTGTAACAGAAGAAGAGAGAAGAAAATTAGAAAAGCTTGTTATTAATGAAAATACATGTGCAGTAAATAGTGATATTGTTGGGAAATCAGCACAGTATATTGCTGAATTAGTAGGAATTACTGTACCTGAACATACAAAAATGCTTGTAGCTGAAATACAAGGTATCGGAGCAGCATATCCACTATCTCGTGAAAAGTTGAGTCCAGTATTAGCTTGTGTAAAAGCAAATTCATTAGAAGAAGGACTTACATATTGCGAAGACATGTTAGACCTCGGTGGTTTAGGACATTCAGCAGTCATTCATTCTACAAATAAAGAAGTACAAAAGCAATTTGGATTACGTATGAAAGCTTGCCGTCTTATTGTAAACGCCCCTTCATCACAAGGTGGAATCGGTGACATATATAATGGATTTATTCCATCACTTACGCTTGGTTGCGGCTCGTATGGGAAAAACTCAGTTTCTCAAAACGTAACAGCGGCGCATTTATTAAATATAAAAAGGTTGGCAAATAGAAAAAAGAATATGCAGTGGTTCAAATTGCCACCAAAAATTTATTTTGAAAAACATGCGACAGCATATTTAGCAAACATGCCTAACATTTCACGTGCATTTATTGTAACGGATCCAGGAATGGTTGAGCACGGATATGTAGATACGGTTACACATTATTTACGTAAACATGCAAATGATGTGAAAGTTGAAGTTTTCTTTGAGGTCGAGCCAGATCCATCAGATGAAACTGTATTTAAAGGTGCGGAAATGATGAAAAGCTTTAAACCAGATGTAATTATCGCACTTGGTGGTGGTTCAGCTATGGATGCAGCGAAAGGGATGTGGCTATTCTACGAGCATCCAGAAACAACATTCTATGGAATTAAACAGAAGTTTTTAGATATAAGAAAACGTACATGTAAGTATCCGAATCTGGGGAATAAAGCGCAATTTGTTGCCATTCCAACAACATCGGGGACGGGATCAGAAGTGACGCCATTTGCGGTTATTACAGATAAGAAAAATAATATTAAATACCCGCTTGCGGATTATGAATTAACACCAGATGTAGCGATTGTTGATCCGCAATTTGTAATGACAGTACCACCTTATGTGACGGCAGATACTGGTATGGACGTATTAACACATGCAATTGAAGCGTATGTGTCTGTTCTGGCAAATGACTATACTGATGGTTTAGCATTAAAAGCAATTGATCTCGTATTTAAATATTTACCGAGAGCATATAAAGATGGAAATGATGAAGAAGCACGAGAAAAAATGCATAATGCTTCCGCAATCGCAGGGATGGCATTTGCAAATGCTTTCCTAGGTATTAATCACAGTTTAGCGCATAAAATTGGACCAGAATTCCATATTCCGCATGGGCGTGCAAATGCAATTCTTATGCCGCACGTAGTTCGCTATAATGCTATTAAGCCAAGAAAACACGCATTGTTCCCAAAATATGAGCACTTTGTGGCTGATGAACGCTATGCACATATTGCGAGAACGCTCGGGCTTCCAGCAAGTTCGGCGGCGGAAGGTGTGGAATCACTCGTCCAAGCAATTATTGAGCTTGGAAAAAGCTTAAATATAAATATGAGTATTGCAGGACAAGGGGTTACTAAAGACCAATTTGAAGGGGTTGTTGGATTATTAGCAGAAAGAGCTTTTGAAGATCAATGTACAACAGCTAATCCAAAATTACCGCTCATTTCAGAGCTGAAAGAAATCTATATGGAAGCATATAAAGGCGTATAA